TCCTAGGGTGGGAAGCAGGGCGTCCGGCCTTTCTTTCTTTATGATCTCCTCCAGAAACTCAACCGTCAACGGTTCTATGTAGACGGCATCCGAGAACTCCGGATCGGTCATTATGGTTGCAGAGTTGGAGTTGACGATGACCACCTCGTACCCTGTGCTCTTCAAGGCCTTGAGGGCCTGTGTTCCGGAGTAATCGAACTCGGCAGCCTGACCGATCATGATCGGACCGGACCCTATGACGAGGATCCTCTTTATGTCGTCTCTTCTCGGCATTACCTTACCTCCTTTATGAGGCGTTTGAACTCGTCGAAGAAGCATTTCGCATCGTGGGGACCGGGGGAGGCTTCGGGATGATATTGAACAGAAAAGGCTGGATAATCAACCAGCCTTATTCCCTCTAAAGTGCCATCGTTCAGTGAGATGTGGGTGACTTCAACCCTCACTCCTTGTGGACTGGTTCCCTCGAGGACAGATATCTTCTGAAGGTTCTTGGTGAGAACGTTCGCATCCTGATCTTCGCTTCCAAGTTCCGGCAGTCCAAAGCTCTTCGGATTCACCGCAAAACCGTGGTTGTGAGTGGTGATCAGAACGCGCCCCGTCCTCAAATCTTTCACAGGATGGTTGATTCCTCTGTGGCCGAACTTCATCTTGTACGTTCTGCCGCCTATTGCAAGACCAAGGAGCTGATGTCCAAGACAAATTCCCGCGAGGGGGATCTCCTCTTTCAGAAGATCTTTTATCAAACGCACAGTTTTCAGGAGGGCGGCGGGATCTCCTGGACCGTTGGAAATGAGAACTCCATCTGGGTTGAGCTTTTTGATGTCGTCTGCGTCCACACCGTAAGGTACCCTCATCACCCGTGCTCCCACTCTCTTCAGGTCTCTGAGGATACCCCATTTCACCCCAGAGTCCAGGACAACAACCGAAAATTCTCCCTCTTCGTTTTCCACGATGGTTTCTTTTGGAGAAACAAGCCCTGCCAGGTCCCTTCCTACTATGCCGGGACTTTCCCTCACACGTTTAACCAGAGAGTCTGGATCCAGATCCACAGTAGATATGGCACCTTTCATTGCTCCTTTCACGCGGATCTTTCTTGTGAGGGCCCTCGTGTCAACTCCTTCAATGGCAACGATGTTGTGTTTTTTCAGATAATCTGGGAAGGACATGGTGGCTCTCCAGCTGGAAGGAACGCTCACACTCCTGTAAACAACGAATCCCGCAACTTTTATTCCATCCGATTCCACGTCTTCCTCGTTCACGCCGTAGATTCCTATCTCGGGGTAGGTCATCACAACGATCTGGCCCGTGTAGGAGGGATCGGTGAGAACTTCCTGATATCCCGTCATTCCCGTGTTGAAAACCAGTTCACCGAAGGTCTCACCTTCTGCTCCCAGGCTCTGTCCAAAAAAAAACGATCCGTCTTCCAAAGCAAGGAGTGCTTTCATGTTGCACCTCCTTCCCTTTCTCAAAGATTATAACCGTGGGTGGATGCTTGGCCTACTTTCTTTACTTTAAGTTAAAGGAAAGTCACGGGGTTTTAATTAGGAATAAACATTTAATATCTGAGAATTTCCATGCAAGATTTACAGGG
This region of Thermotoga sp. genomic DNA includes:
- the carA gene encoding glutamine-hydrolyzing carbamoyl-phosphate synthase small subunit, whose product is MKALLALEDGSFFFGQSLGAEGETFGELVFNTGMTGYQEVLTDPSYTGQIVVMTYPEIGIYGVNEEDVESDGIKVAGFVVYRSVSVPSSWRATMSFPDYLKKHNIVAIEGVDTRALTRKIRVKGAMKGAISTVDLDPDSLVKRVRESPGIVGRDLAGLVSPKETIVENEEGEFSVVVLDSGVKWGILRDLKRVGARVMRVPYGVDADDIKKLNPDGVLISNGPGDPAALLKTVRLIKDLLKEEIPLAGICLGHQLLGLAIGGRTYKMKFGHRGINHPVKDLRTGRVLITTHNHGFAVNPKSFGLPELGSEDQDANVLTKNLQKISVLEGTSPQGVRVEVTHISLNDGTLEGIRLVDYPAFSVQYHPEASPGPHDAKCFFDEFKRLIKEVR